One region of Malania oleifera isolate guangnan ecotype guangnan chromosome 6, ASM2987363v1, whole genome shotgun sequence genomic DNA includes:
- the LOC131157406 gene encoding uncharacterized protein LOC131157406 gives MDTRFQNFGSVSNLSLNAFKNLGNSVRVGGNGANYCMDTTLRLNSPALLIPHSFSSKGIKRKWSLIDRSECQKADSSLCLGLGHSSSSSDSKGSSATACTTTSSAKETDEESTMDLDLDFTLHLGNEKIHSSKKSPCSNMKAPELQSNVDLELSLSTGTAESNITTSRADSTPLQNGLQIPLVVDEALHLDEGSTSSRWKTGLSLLPSHASLNKETSVLSNQGPRVIDPTPIIPNLSSSIIMAPKSSVTCTSGITQSQQQRSNSSKTCQFNGCGKGARGASGLCIAHGGGRRCQKAGCHKGAEGRTVYCKAHGGGRRCEFLGCTKSAEGRTDFCIAHGGGRRCSHEGCTRAARGKSGLCIRHGGGKRCLYENCTKSAEGLSGLCISHGGGRRCQYPACTKGAQGSTMFCKAHGGGKRCTFEGCTKGAEGSTPFCKGHGGGKRCSFQGGGVCPKSVHGGTQFCVAHGGGKRCAMPDCTKSARGRTDYCVRHGGGKRCKFEGCSKSAQGSTDFCKAHGGGKRCSWGHPGSEFGGQDDGPCNSFSRGKTGLCASHGALVQDKRVHGGATLGAVVQDPEPSKPEKMKEVITGDGMNVDIMKVAGIGASPGWTAFDLKQFGLLHTDLPARQGGPLLVSVEVPEGRVHGGSLMAMLAGSSGSSSSSKGLVGGASKPRNCHMV, from the coding sequence ATGGACACCAGGTTTCAGAATTTTGGGTCTGTTTCTAACCTTTCCTTAAATGCATTCAAGAACCTGGGAAATTCTGTGCGGGTCGGAGGAAATGGAGCCAATTATTGCATGGATACCACCTTACGACTCAATTCTCCTGCTTTGTTGATTCCTCACTCTTTTTCCTCAAAGGGAATCAAGCGAAAGTGGAGTTTAATTGACAGATCTGAGTGCCAGAAAGCTGATTCTTCATTGTGTCTTGGGCTTGGCCACTCATCAAGCTCCTCGGACAGCAAAGGGAGTTCAGCAACTGCTTGCACCACTACATCTTCTGCTAAAGAAACTGATGAGGAGTCCACTATGGATCTTGATTTGGATTTTACTCTCCACCTTGGCAATGAGAAGATACATAGCTCAAAAAAATCTCCCTGCTCAAATATGAAAGCTCCAGAATTGCAGTCCAATGTGGATCTTGAGTTAAGTCTTTCGACAGGAACTGCTGAATCTAATATTACTACTTCCCGAGCAGACTCAACTCCACTTCAAAATGGTTTGCAGATACCATTGGTGGTTGATGAAGCATTGCATTTAGATGAAGGATCGACGTCATCTCGCTGGAAAACTGGGTTATCTTTGCTTCCATCACATGCGTCTCTAAACAAAGAGACCAGTGTCCTATCCAACCAAGGTCCAAGAGTAATTGATCCAACTCCCATCATTCCAAATCTCTCATCGAGCATAATAATGGCGCCAAAAAGCTCAGTCACCTGTACTTCCGGGATTACTCAATCACAACAGCAACGCAGCAATAGTTCAAAGACATGTCAGTTCAACGGGTGTGGAAAGGGAGCAAGAGGTGCTTCTGGCCTTTGTATTGCCCATGGTGGTGGCCGCAGGTGTCAGAAAGCTGGCTGCCACAAAGGAGCTGAGGGCCGAACTGTGTACTGCAAGGCCCATGGGGGTGGTCGGCGTTGTGAATTCCTAGGATGCACAAAAAGTGCGGAAGGACGCACTGATTTCTGTATTGCCCATGGTGGAGGTCGTAGATGCAGTCATGAAGGTTGCACACGGGCTGCCAGAGGGAAATCAGGTTTGTGCATCCGGCATGGTGGCGGCAAGAGATGCCTCTATGAGAATTGCACAAAGAGTGCAGAAGGCCTTTCAGGCCTCTGTATTTCTCATGGGGGCGGCCGCCGATGCCAGTATCCCGCATGCACCAAAGGTGCACAAGGGAGCACAATGTTTTGCAAAGCGCATGGTGGGGGAAAGCGGTGCACGTTTGAAGGGTGCACCAAGGGAGCAGAGGGGAGCACACCTTTTTGCAAGGGACATGGTGGAGGGAAAAGATGTTCATTCCAAGGCGGTGGGGTTTGCCCGAAGAGTGTGCATGGAGGGACCCAATTCTGTGTAGCGCATGGGGGTGGTAAAAGGTGTGCCATGCCTGACTGCACGAAAAGTGCAAGGGGGCGTACTGACTACTGTGTCCGTCATGGTGGAGGCAAGAGGTGCAAATTTGAAGGATGCAGCAAAAGTGCACAAGGCAGCACTGATTTCTGCAAGGCACATGGAGGAGGGAAGAGATGCTCTTGGGGCCACCCTGGATCAGAATTTGGTGGGCAAGATGATGGCCCTTGTAATTCATTCTCCAGGGGGAAAACAGGACTCTGTGCATCCCACGGTGCTCTGGTGCAAGACAAGAGGGTTCATGGAGGTGCCACCCTGGGTGCAGTTGTTCAGGATCCGGAACCTAGCAAGCCTGAGAAGATGAAGGAGGTTATCACTGGTGACGGTATGAATGTTGACATAATGAAGGTGGCTGGTATTGGAGCATCACCAGGCTGGACAGCTTTTGATTTAAAACAATTTGGACTCCTGCACACTGATCTCCCAGCCAGGCAAGGCGGCCCCTTATTAGTTTCAGTTGAAGTTCCAGAAGGCAGGGTGCATGGGGGAAGTCTGATGGCAATGTTGGCTGGAAGCTCCGGTAGCTCAAGTAGCAGCAAAGGCCTAGTTGGTGGTGCATCTAAGCCGAGGAACTGTCATATGGTGTAG